One Anolis carolinensis isolate JA03-04 chromosome 5, rAnoCar3.1.pri, whole genome shotgun sequence DNA segment encodes these proteins:
- the LOC100559423 gene encoding adenylate kinase 8, translated as MDATSRPHRIPPAMGVYAEKHKVFQMMQNMTEALLIYRPKDPIEFMIEHLMKDNDEVPAVLVLGPPAAGKTTIARWLCKHLSATYLSPQQLLRNKLLRQSREALARQQLQGSVPDELWAGLLEERLADVDCVKLGWVLDGFPETRAQARLLQALGVAPRHVVVLEAPEMVLVERNLGKRVDPLTQEVYHTTFDWPIDFTVQKRLVKPEGTSVQDTAKRLLESHRNIPGLLRTYPDNHKVISADQPCADVFAQALSFVQSRFRSEAPFLPRVLLLGPPGSGKSLQAALLAQKYGLVPVSFVDLLREEVVGRTSLGELIRPSFESGYPVGDTVALRVLGNRLSQLDCATRGWVLHGFPRDVDQAELLRRAGLEPNRVFFLHLPTEVTTQRLCQRATDPISGERYHTIFKPPANEEILQRLRRNPHDAPPRVEKKADAYGRQVADLEDFYEEALFVNADQDPYTVFEHLESCLVTPLPVTRPGTRSLAGGASHL; from the coding sequence ATGGACGCCACGAGCCGGCCCCACCGCATCCCCCCGGCGATGGGGGTCTACGCCGAGAAGCACAAGGTCTTCCAGATGATGCAGAACATGACGGAGGCCCTGCTCATCTACCGGCCAAAGGACCCCATCGAGTTCATGATCGAGCACCTGATGAAGGACAACGACGAGGTGCCGGCGGTGCTGGTGCTGGGCCCGCCGGCCGCAGGGAAGACCACCATCGCCCGCTGGCTGTGCAAGCACCTCAGCGCCACGTACCTCAGCCCCCAGCAGCTCCTGAGGAACAAGCTCCTGCGCCAGTCCCGCGAGGCCCTCGCCCGGCAGCAGCTCCAGGGCAGCGTCCCCGACGAGCTGTGGGCCGGGCTGCTGGAGGAGCGCCTGGCCGACGTGGACTGCGTCAAGCTGGGCTGGGTGCTGGACGGCTTCCCTGAGACGCGGGCGCAGGCCCGGCTGCTGCAGGCGCTGGGCGTGGCCCCCCGGCACGTGGTGGTCCTGGAGGCGCCTGAGATGGTCCTGGTGGAGCGCAACCTGGGCAAGCGCGTGGACCCCCTCACCCAGGAGGTCTACCACACCACCTTCGACTGGCCCATCGACTTCACCGTGCAGAAGCGGCTGGTCAAGCCCGAGGGCACCTCGGTCCAGGACACGGCCAAGCGCCTGCTGGAGAGCCACCGCAACATCCCGGGCCTCCTCCGGACGTACCCGGACAACCACAAGGTCATCAGCGCCGACCAGCCCTGCGCCGACGTCTTCGCCCAGGCCCTGAGCTTCGTCCAGAGCCGCTTCCGCTCAGAGGCGCCCTTCTTGCCGCGGGTGCTGCTCCTGGGCCCGCCGGGCAGCGGGAAGAGCCTGCAGGCGGCCCTCCTGGCCCAGAAGTATGGCCTGGTGCCCGTCTCCTTCGTGGACCTGCTCCGCGAGGAAGTGGTGGGCCGGACGTCGCTGGGGGAGCTCATCAGGCCCTCCTTCGAGAGCGGGTACCCGGTGGGTGACACCGTGGCGCTGCGGGTGCTGGGGAACCGCCTGTCCCAGCTGGACTGCGCCACCCGCGGGTGGGTGCTGCACGGCTTCCCCCGCGACGTGGACCAGGCCGAGCTCCTGCGCCGCGCGGGCCTGGAGCCCAACCGGGTCTTCTTCCTGCACCTGCCGACCGAGGTGACCACCCAGCGCCTCTGCCAGCGGGCCACCGACCCCATCTCCGGGGAGCGCTACCACACCATCTTCAAACCCCCGGCCAACGAGGAGATCCTCCAGCGCCTGCGCCGCAACCCCCACGATGCCCCTCCGCGGGTGGAGAAGAAGGCCGACGCCTACGGCCGGCAGGTGGCCGACCTGGAGGACTTCTACGAGGAGGCCCTCTTCGTCAACGCCGACCAGGACCCCTACACCGTCTTTGAGCACCTCGAGAGCTGCCTGGTCACGCCCCTGCCGGTCACCCGGCCCGGGACGCGCTCCCTGGCCGGAGGCGCCAGTCACCTGTGA